A genome region from Paralichthys olivaceus isolate ysfri-2021 chromosome 6, ASM2471397v2, whole genome shotgun sequence includes the following:
- the LOC109630506 gene encoding Krueppel-like factor 15: MVDHLPLGEETFLYYTGSLGSDYNCLCRHANGGVAPGIMVTDACIYHHHHHPYQGLMVSTSPRLSEDDLSDSSSPRSSLCSSPESSSPAFRHVFGSSYESRSSRSSGSCSSSSGGESQDSLLDLLLSQNSLSTSLSPNTSSSSSSLTSSLSSSLYVSSPPFSSSSSLTAPLLPMGLAWESKREQRLSLLQQQAKEDCYQFPVFLDELQDPAALLFQPTLEEIEEFLEENMVVAMEKEEEGSEAMSPTIEDTEAKGSRTLAGEILSMFQNSDQTVPVDTKTKHSSCASDMDSSPSTVDATCINSSTYSCSQVDGIKQEDHESLPSSSEDTSASSVPVILQIQPIQIKQEPNPSAISDAVTQQTQTQKTQSQATQAPSDIKIAQLLVNIQGQTFALVPQLLSPANMSSSSKNGSATSSKFVRIAPVPIAAKPNDLGEGGLGGSSAGVHVGGQRYQKSAVADLIKMHKCSFPGCNKMYTKSSHLKAHLRRHTGEKPFACTWPGCGWRFSRSDELSRHRRSHSGVKPYQCIVCEKKFARSDHLSKHLKVHRFPRSSRTGRSAN; this comes from the coding sequence ATGGTGGATCACTTGCCGCTTGGTGAGGAGACCTTCCTGTATTATACTGGCTCCTTGGGGTCTGACTACAACTGCCTCTGTCGCCACGCCAATGGTGGCGTGGCCCCGGGCATCATGGTAACTGATGCATGCATttaccatcaccaccaccatccttACCAAGGGTTGATGGTCTCCACCTCGCCTCGTCTCTCCGAGGATGACCTCAGTGACTCCTCCAGCCCTcgttcctccctctgctccagcCCAGAGTCCTCATCGCCAGCCTTTCGGCACGTTTTCGGCTCCAGCTACgaaagcaggagcagcaggagcagtggGAGCTGTAGCTCTTCATCTGGAGGAGAGAGTCAGGACAGCCTGCTGGACCTCCTGCTCTCACAGAACTCCCTTAGCACCTCATTAAGTCCAaataccagcagcagcagcagctctctcacttcctctctttcttcctccctatACGTGTCCTCTCcacctttctcttcctcctcatctctcactGCCCCCCTTTTGCCCATGGGCCTGGCCTGGGAGTCCAAGAGGGAGCAGCGGCTGagtctcctccagcagcaggccAAGGAGGATTGTTACCAGTTCCCCGTCTTCCTTGATGAGCTGCAGGATCCTGCGGCGCTCCTTTTTCAGCCCACCCTTGAAGAGATTGAGGAGTTCCTCGAGGAAAACATGGTGGTGGCAatggagaaagaagaggaggggagtgaGGCAATGTCACCAACAATAGAGGACACTGAGGCGAAAGGTTCAAGGACATTAGCAGGAGAAATTCTATCAATGTTTCAGAACTCAGATCAGACTGTTCCTGTGGACACAAAGACCAAACATTCATCATGTGCGTCTGACATGGACAGCTCACCATCAACAGTGGATGCTACCTGCATAAATAGTTCTACATATTCTTGTAGTCAAGTTGATGGGATCAAACAGGAGGACCATGAATCATTGCCCTCCTCATCAGAAGATACCAGTGCCTCCAGTGTGCCTGTCATCCTACAAATCCAGCCCATACAGATCAAACAAGAACCCAACCCCAGTGCCATATCAGATGCCGTCACCCAGCAAACCCAAACACAGAAAACCCAGTCCCAGGCAACTCAGGCCCCATCGGATATCAAAATTGCCCAGCTCCTGGTGAACATCCAAGGACAGACCTTTGCTTTGGTGCCTCAGCTGCTTTCCCCAGCAAACATGAGTAGCTCAAGTAAAAACGGGAGCGCTACCTCATCCAAATTTGTCCGGATTGCACCAGTGCCCATTGCAGCTAAACCCAATGACCTTGGGGAAGGTGGGTTGGGGGGCTCGTCTGCAGGGGTCCATGTTGGAGGTCAGAGGTACCAGAAGAGTGCCGTCGCAGACCTAATTAAAATGCACAAGTGTTCTTTCCCCGGCTGTAACAAGATGTACACCAAAAGCAGCCATCTGAAAGCTCACCTGAGGAGGCACACAGGGGAGAAGCCCTTCGCCTGCACGTGGCCTGGCTGTGGATGGAG